CTGCAGCTTCGCGAAAAACAGAAAGCGAAGCGCATCTACTTCACACAAGAAGGCCAGTTCCGCAATTACTTTGAGAAGGCAGCGACCGCCAAGGGCGTTACCGGTGAAGTGCTGCTCCAGCAGTTGGAGCGCCGCCTGGATAACGTTGTATACCGACTGGGCTTTGCCGTTGCCCGCCGCCAGTCGCGCCAGTTAGTGCGCCACGGGCACATCTCGGTCAACGGCCGCAAGGTCAATATTCCATCGTTCCAGGTTCATGTCGGCGACGAAATCGCCGTTCGTGAAAAGAGCCGAAAGCTCGTCGTTCTGGAGATGGCGAAGGATTTCGCAAGTCATCAGCCTGCTCCGGGCTGGCTGGAGGTTAGCCGCGACGACTACCGTGGTCGCGTGCTGGCTCTGCCGAAGCGAGAGGATGTTAATCTCCCGGTCAACGAACAGCTAATCGTCGAACT
The window above is part of the Clostridia bacterium genome. Proteins encoded here:
- the rpsD gene encoding 30S ribosomal protein S4, giving the protein MARYREAVCRLCRRDGMKLFLKGPKCFTDKCPIEKRNFAPGQHGKDRKAKIVGYGLQLREKQKAKRIYFTQEGQFRNYFEKAATAKGVTGEVLLQQLERRLDNVVYRLGFAVARRQSRQLVRHGHISVNGRKVNIPSFQVHVGDEIAVREKSRKLVVLEMAKDFASHQPAPGWLEVSRDDYRGRVLALPKREDVNLPVNEQLIVELYSK